The Streptomyces sp. DH-12 genome has a window encoding:
- a CDS encoding HU family DNA-binding protein, protein MNRSELVAALADRAEVTRKDADAVLAAFADVVGDIVSKGDEKVTIPGFLTFERTHRAARTARNPQTGEPIQIPAGYSVKVSAGSKLKEAAKGK, encoded by the coding sequence ATGAACCGCAGTGAGCTGGTGGCCGCGCTGGCCGACCGCGCCGAGGTGACCCGCAAGGACGCCGACGCCGTGCTGGCCGCGTTCGCCGACGTCGTCGGCGACATCGTCTCCAAGGGCGACGAGAAGGTCACCATCCCCGGCTTCCTGACCTTCGAGCGCACCCACCGCGCTGCGCGCACCGCGCGCAACCCGCAGACCGGTGAGCCGATCCAGATCCCCGCCGGGTACAGCGTGAAGGTCTCGGCGGGCTCGAAGCTCAAGGAAGCGGCCAAGGGCAAGTAA
- a CDS encoding CGNR zinc finger domain-containing protein yields MALGTVTASYELRFDTGRVCLDLLATTHPGERLASVDALRAWIAGTGLVPEGTPLAHAGPSWLTAFRELRACLVPLVRKSGSRSYGPALARVNELARSAPPAPRAVPGADGTLVRRLAGPPGRDALLGAVARDAVDLLTDPAARASLRQCEGDNCPIVYVDASRGRRRRWCSSEVCGNRERVARHRRRTAALTRA; encoded by the coding sequence ATGGCACTGGGTACGGTCACGGCGTCCTACGAGCTGAGGTTCGACACCGGGCGGGTCTGCCTGGACCTGCTCGCGACCACTCATCCAGGGGAGCGGCTGGCCTCCGTCGACGCGCTGCGCGCCTGGATCGCCGGCACCGGACTCGTCCCCGAGGGCACCCCGCTCGCCCACGCCGGCCCGTCCTGGCTGACCGCCTTCCGCGAACTGCGCGCGTGCCTGGTCCCGTTGGTGCGGAAGTCCGGCTCCCGCTCCTACGGCCCCGCGCTCGCCCGGGTCAACGAACTCGCCCGCTCCGCACCGCCGGCGCCCCGCGCGGTCCCCGGCGCGGACGGGACGCTGGTGCGCCGGCTCGCCGGCCCGCCCGGCCGTGACGCGCTGCTCGGCGCGGTGGCGCGGGACGCGGTGGACCTGCTCACCGACCCGGCCGCCCGGGCGAGCCTGCGCCAGTGCGAGGGCGACAACTGCCCCATCGTGTACGTCGACGCCTCCCGGGGCCGGCGGCGCCGCTGGTGCTCCAGCGAGGTGTGCGGCAACCGCGAGCGCGTGGCCCGGCACCGCCGCCGCACCGCGGCCCTCACGCGCGCCTGA
- a CDS encoding acyltransferase has protein sequence MTHGHPSGAGPVPGPAGPYPTPYGGHTGTAPQPPYPFPRQHTTEPAPEAAEAPVREKPGRDRYLDLLRSIALVRVVVFHLFGWAWLTVLFPSMGVMFALAGSLMARSLKRPAWSVIRGRLRRLLPPLWIFGAIVLTLLFVSGWNPGKDPGQGGGLWGLVKLFNYLVPIGAPPYPFEAADLGPLGATWATDAVGPLWYLRAYLWFVLASPLLLWAFRRAPWPTLLAPLGLTAVVGTGLVTIPGETGNAVTDFAVYGSCWVLGFAHQDGMLKRVPCYITVSCASLVMAFGLWWASGHLGDSGWNLNDIPLAQATWSFGFVVILLQYSPSWRELPGRLAGWDRMVTLSNNRAVTIYLWHNLLIALTFPLVDLLYKLPFMQNERGVEALNSTYELWTFTFIWPLIGLVVLATGWVEDLAAKRRPRLWPNGSKRSRPRAGARRG, from the coding sequence ATGACCCACGGACACCCGTCCGGCGCCGGCCCGGTTCCGGGACCGGCCGGCCCGTACCCGACCCCCTACGGCGGACACACGGGCACGGCCCCGCAGCCGCCGTACCCGTTCCCCCGGCAGCACACCACGGAGCCGGCTCCGGAAGCCGCGGAGGCGCCGGTCCGCGAGAAGCCGGGCCGGGACCGGTACCTGGACCTGCTGCGCTCCATCGCCCTGGTCCGCGTCGTCGTCTTCCACCTCTTCGGGTGGGCCTGGCTGACGGTGCTGTTCCCGTCGATGGGCGTGATGTTCGCGCTCGCCGGCTCGCTGATGGCCAGGTCGCTGAAGCGGCCCGCGTGGAGCGTGATCCGCGGACGGCTCCGCCGCCTGCTGCCCCCCTTGTGGATCTTCGGCGCCATCGTGCTGACGCTGCTGTTCGTCAGCGGCTGGAACCCGGGCAAGGACCCCGGCCAGGGCGGCGGGCTCTGGGGTCTGGTCAAACTGTTCAACTACCTGGTCCCGATCGGCGCCCCGCCCTACCCGTTCGAGGCCGCGGACCTCGGGCCGCTGGGCGCCACCTGGGCGACCGACGCGGTGGGGCCGCTGTGGTACCTGCGCGCCTACCTGTGGTTCGTGCTCGCCTCCCCGCTGCTGCTGTGGGCGTTCCGCCGGGCGCCCTGGCCGACGCTGCTCGCCCCGCTCGGCCTGACGGCCGTCGTCGGCACCGGGCTGGTCACCATCCCCGGCGAGACCGGCAACGCGGTCACCGACTTCGCGGTCTACGGCTCCTGCTGGGTGCTGGGCTTCGCCCACCAGGACGGCATGCTCAAGCGGGTCCCGTGCTACATCACCGTGTCCTGCGCCTCCCTGGTGATGGCGTTCGGCCTGTGGTGGGCCTCGGGCCACCTCGGTGACTCGGGGTGGAACCTCAACGACATCCCGCTGGCCCAGGCCACCTGGTCGTTCGGGTTCGTGGTGATCCTGCTCCAGTACTCGCCGTCGTGGCGGGAACTGCCGGGACGGCTCGCCGGCTGGGACCGGATGGTGACCCTGTCCAACAACCGGGCGGTCACCATCTACCTCTGGCACAACCTGCTGATCGCGCTCACCTTCCCGCTCGTCGACCTGCTGTACAAGCTCCCGTTCATGCAGAACGAGCGCGGGGTGGAGGCCCTCAACAGCACCTACGAGCTCTGGACGTTCACGTTCATCTGGCCGCTCATCGGCCTGGTGGTGCTCGCGACCGGCTGGGTCGAGGACCTCGCGGCGAAGCGCCGCCCGAGGCTCTGGCCGAACGGGAGCAAGAGGTCCCGCCCGCGGGCCGGGGCACGCCGGGGCTGA
- a CDS encoding sigma-70 family RNA polymerase sigma factor, whose translation MGVRKDAAVANERGTRARHRMSSPPSEPDEELMRALYREHAGPLLAYVLRLVAGDRQRAEDVVQETLIRAWKNAGQLNRATGSVRPWLVTVARRIVIDGHRSRQARPQEVDPSPLEVIPAEDEIDKALWLMTLSDALDDLTPAHREVLVETYFKGRTVNEAAQTLGIPSGTVRSRVFYALRSMKLALEERGVTA comes from the coding sequence GTGGGCGTGCGCAAGGATGCGGCCGTGGCCAATGAACGCGGAACGAGGGCCCGACATCGCATGTCCTCACCGCCCTCGGAACCTGACGAGGAGTTGATGCGTGCGCTGTACCGCGAGCACGCGGGACCCCTGTTGGCCTACGTCCTCAGGCTGGTCGCCGGAGACCGGCAGCGCGCCGAGGACGTCGTCCAGGAAACGCTCATCCGTGCCTGGAAGAACGCCGGTCAGCTCAATCGGGCGACCGGTTCGGTACGCCCCTGGCTGGTGACGGTCGCCCGGCGCATCGTCATCGACGGCCACCGCAGCCGGCAGGCCCGGCCGCAGGAGGTCGATCCGTCGCCGCTGGAGGTCATCCCCGCGGAGGACGAGATCGACAAGGCGCTGTGGCTGATGACGCTGTCGGACGCACTCGACGACCTGACCCCGGCGCACCGGGAGGTCCTCGTCGAGACGTACTTCAAGGGGCGTACCGTCAATGAGGCGGCCCAGACACTCGGCATACCGAGCGGCACCGTACGCTCCCGGGTGTTCTACGCCCTGCGGTCGATGAAGCTGGCTCTGGAGGAGCGGGGGGTGACGGCGTGA
- a CDS encoding UvrD-helicase domain-containing protein yields the protein MAAQAQQETAVDPVHDSVRDREIRVEQEHLDRVYRRLEEKISEAEFLMRDAAQRGQVGTPGALAERDAQVFRAGVHLNRLHGEYEDFVFGRIDLLPGKDGEKGPDGAYTAVEPAEGAVRPDNTADIAETLHIGRIGVLDEDYAPLVIDWRAPAAAPFYRSTPVDPGRVVRRRVIRSQGRRVRSVEDDLMRPELTASLDGRELAVIGDGALMAALGQARTHTMRDIVASIQAEQDLVIRAPAASVTYVEGGPGTGKTAVALHRAAYLLYQNRRRYAGGILIVSPTPLLVAYTEGVLPSLGEEGQVAVRAIGSLVDGAEATLYDSPAVARVKGSYRMLKVVRKAARGALELNDAPQRLRVVAFGRRLELEAEELAGIRRTALGGTAPVNLLRPRARKLLLDALWERSGAGARHTDPELAAELRASFDEDITSEDDFTAFLDAWWPELTPAAVLDAMADERRLGRWARRVLNPGEVRRLARAFQRDGRSVHDIALLDELQAILGAPARPRKKREIDPLDQLTGLEELMPVREETQRERAERLAQERVEYAHVIVDEAQDLTPMQWRMVGRRGRHATWTIVGDPAQSSWSDPDEAAQARDEALGARPPASRHRPAGGGPSGAPSRGRRFELTVNYRNPAEIAELAAKVLALAMPGAEAPRAVRSTGVEPRFAVAGETLGDTVRAEAARLLERVDGTVGVVVAMRRREEARSWLDGLGDRVVALGSLEAKGLEYDATVVVSPAEIADESPAGLRVLYVALTRATQQLTVVSVERDQPDADGVPDLLRD from the coding sequence GTGGCCGCTCAGGCTCAACAGGAAACCGCGGTCGACCCGGTTCACGACTCCGTTCGGGACCGGGAGATCCGTGTGGAACAGGAACACCTGGACCGGGTGTACCGGCGCCTCGAGGAGAAGATCTCCGAGGCCGAGTTCCTCATGCGCGACGCCGCCCAGCGCGGCCAGGTCGGCACGCCCGGCGCCCTCGCCGAACGGGACGCCCAGGTCTTCCGGGCCGGCGTCCACCTCAACCGGCTGCACGGCGAGTACGAGGACTTCGTCTTCGGACGGATCGACCTGCTGCCCGGCAAGGACGGCGAGAAGGGCCCCGACGGCGCGTACACCGCCGTCGAGCCCGCCGAGGGCGCCGTCCGCCCCGACAACACCGCCGACATCGCCGAGACCCTGCACATCGGCCGCATAGGCGTCCTCGACGAGGACTACGCCCCGCTGGTCATCGACTGGCGGGCGCCCGCCGCGGCCCCCTTCTACCGCTCCACCCCGGTCGACCCCGGCCGGGTCGTGCGGCGCCGGGTGATCCGCTCCCAGGGGCGCCGGGTGCGCAGCGTCGAGGACGACCTGATGCGCCCCGAGCTGACGGCCTCCCTCGACGGCCGCGAGCTGGCCGTGATCGGCGACGGCGCCCTGATGGCCGCGCTCGGCCAGGCCCGTACCCACACGATGCGGGACATCGTGGCGTCCATCCAGGCCGAGCAGGACCTGGTGATCCGCGCCCCCGCCGCCTCCGTCACCTACGTCGAGGGCGGTCCCGGCACCGGCAAGACCGCCGTCGCCCTGCACCGCGCCGCCTACCTGCTCTACCAGAACCGGCGCCGGTACGCGGGCGGCATCCTCATCGTCTCCCCGACCCCGCTGCTGGTCGCCTACACCGAGGGCGTCCTGCCGTCCCTCGGCGAGGAGGGCCAGGTCGCCGTCCGCGCCATCGGCTCCCTCGTGGACGGCGCCGAGGCCACGCTGTACGACTCCCCGGCCGTGGCCCGCGTCAAGGGCTCGTACCGCATGCTCAAGGTGGTGCGGAAGGCCGCGCGCGGCGCCCTGGAGCTGAACGACGCGCCGCAGCGGCTGCGGGTCGTCGCCTTCGGCCGGCGCCTGGAGCTGGAGGCGGAGGAACTGGCGGGCATCCGCCGTACCGCCCTCGGCGGCACCGCCCCGGTCAACCTGCTGCGTCCCCGCGCCCGCAAGCTGCTGCTGGACGCCCTGTGGGAGCGCTCCGGCGCCGGGGCCCGGCACACCGACCCCGAACTCGCCGCCGAGCTGCGCGCCTCCTTCGACGAGGACATCACCTCCGAGGACGACTTCACCGCCTTCCTCGACGCCTGGTGGCCCGAACTGACCCCCGCCGCCGTCCTCGACGCCATGGCCGACGAGCGGCGCCTCGGCCGCTGGGCCCGGCGCGTCCTGAACCCGGGGGAGGTGCGCAGGCTGGCGCGCGCCTTCCAGCGGGACGGGCGCTCCGTGCACGACATCGCGCTGCTGGACGAGCTCCAGGCGATCCTGGGCGCCCCCGCCCGGCCCCGCAAGAAACGCGAGATCGACCCGCTGGACCAGCTCACCGGCCTGGAGGAGCTGATGCCGGTGCGCGAGGAGACCCAGCGCGAGCGGGCCGAGCGGCTCGCCCAGGAGCGCGTCGAGTACGCCCACGTCATCGTCGACGAGGCGCAGGACCTCACCCCGATGCAGTGGCGCATGGTCGGCCGCCGCGGCCGGCACGCCACCTGGACGATCGTCGGCGACCCGGCCCAGTCCTCCTGGTCCGATCCGGACGAGGCCGCCCAGGCCCGTGACGAGGCCCTCGGCGCCCGCCCGCCCGCCTCCCGCCACCGCCCCGCCGGGGGAGGCCCCTCGGGCGCCCCTTCCCGTGGCCGCCGCTTCGAGCTGACCGTGAACTACCGCAACCCGGCCGAGATCGCCGAGCTGGCGGCGAAGGTCCTCGCCCTCGCCATGCCGGGCGCCGAGGCGCCGCGCGCGGTGCGCTCCACGGGCGTCGAGCCGCGCTTCGCCGTGGCCGGGGAGACGCTGGGCGACACCGTGCGGGCCGAGGCCGCCCGGCTGCTGGAGCGGGTGGACGGCACGGTCGGCGTGGTCGTCGCCATGCGGCGGCGCGAGGAGGCGCGGAGCTGGCTCGACGGGCTCGGCGACCGGGTGGTGGCGCTCGGCAGCCTGGAGGCCAAGGGCCTGGAGTACGACGCGACGGTCGTCGTCTCCCCCGCGGAGATCGCCGACGAGTCCCCGGCCGGCCTGCGGGTGCTGTACGTCGCCCTGACGCGCGCCACGCAGCAGCTCACCGTGGTGTCCGTGGAGCGCGACCAGCCGGACGCCGACGGGGTCCCCGACCTGCTGCGGGACTGA
- a CDS encoding zf-HC2 domain-containing protein, whose product MEGSPVPNEHETVGAYALGILDDAEASAFEAHLATCEWCAQQLDELAGMEPMLAALADLPDAAGSPAIGESLSAKPSPRVVEKLIDEVAERRARKRRRNFYMVAAAGALIVSGPFVAVAASGGDGGGSGGGGGAGRTLAANPAKDAFDKSSEKITATDPVTGVTATVALEDKLWGTEIVTELKNVKGEQKCSLIAVGKNGERETVNSWAVTGEGYGLPDATTDKGKQPLYVQGGAAFERNEIDHFEIATFDGKTLVEVDA is encoded by the coding sequence ATGGAGGGATCACCGGTGCCGAACGAGCACGAGACCGTCGGTGCCTACGCCCTCGGCATCCTCGACGACGCCGAAGCCAGCGCGTTCGAGGCCCATCTGGCGACCTGCGAATGGTGCGCCCAGCAGCTCGACGAACTCGCCGGGATGGAACCGATGCTGGCCGCGCTCGCGGACCTGCCCGACGCCGCCGGATCGCCCGCGATCGGCGAGTCGCTGTCCGCGAAGCCGTCGCCGCGGGTGGTGGAGAAGCTCATCGACGAGGTGGCCGAGCGCCGGGCGCGCAAGCGCCGCCGCAACTTCTACATGGTGGCCGCGGCCGGCGCGCTGATCGTCAGCGGCCCGTTCGTGGCCGTCGCGGCGAGCGGCGGGGACGGGGGCGGCAGCGGCGGCGGGGGCGGCGCCGGCCGCACCCTCGCGGCCAACCCCGCCAAGGACGCCTTCGACAAGAGCTCCGAGAAGATCACGGCGACCGACCCCGTCACCGGGGTGACCGCCACCGTGGCCCTGGAGGACAAGCTCTGGGGCACCGAGATCGTCACCGAGCTGAAGAACGTCAAGGGCGAACAGAAGTGCTCGCTCATCGCCGTCGGCAAGAACGGCGAGCGCGAGACGGTGAACTCCTGGGCGGTCACCGGCGAGGGCTACGGACTGCCCGACGCCACGACCGACAAGGGCAAGCAGCCGCTGTACGTCCAGGGCGGCGCCGCCTTCGAGCGCAACGAGATCGACCACTTCGAGATCGCGACCTTCGACGGCAAGACGCTCGTGGAGGTCGACGCGTAG
- a CDS encoding uroporphyrinogen-III synthase: MDDEREQSPEHGPLAGFTVGVTAARRADELGALLERRGAAVLHAPALRIVPLSDDSELLAATKEIIGRAPDLAVATTAIGFRGWVEAADGWGLGEDLLERLREVRILARGPKVKGAIRAAGLTEEWSPASESMAEVLDRLLEEGVDGLRVAVQLHGEPLPGFVEALRAGGAEVVGVPVYRWLPPEDLGPVDRLVDAVVARTLDAVTFTSAPAAASLLSRAEERGLLDDLLAALGHDVLPACVGPVTALPLQAKGVGTVQPERFRLGPLVQLLCRELPSRARALPVAGHRVEIRGHAVLVDGALRPVPPAGMSLLRTLSRRPGWVVSRAELLRALPGEGRDEHAVETAMARLRTALGAPKLIQTVVKRGYRLALDPAADAKYDGAG; encoded by the coding sequence ATGGACGACGAACGAGAGCAGTCACCGGAGCACGGCCCCCTCGCGGGCTTCACCGTGGGCGTGACCGCGGCGCGCCGTGCCGACGAGCTGGGCGCGCTGCTGGAGCGGCGCGGTGCGGCGGTGCTGCACGCCCCGGCCCTGCGGATCGTGCCGCTCTCCGACGACAGCGAACTGCTGGCCGCCACCAAGGAGATCATCGGGCGGGCCCCGGACCTCGCGGTCGCCACCACCGCCATCGGGTTCCGCGGCTGGGTGGAGGCCGCCGACGGCTGGGGGCTCGGCGAGGACCTGCTGGAGCGGCTGCGCGAGGTGCGGATCCTGGCACGCGGACCCAAGGTGAAGGGCGCGATCCGGGCGGCCGGACTGACCGAGGAGTGGTCGCCGGCCTCGGAGTCGATGGCCGAGGTGCTGGACCGGCTGCTCGAGGAGGGCGTCGACGGGCTGCGCGTCGCCGTCCAGCTGCACGGCGAGCCGCTGCCCGGGTTCGTGGAGGCGCTGCGCGCCGGGGGAGCGGAGGTGGTGGGCGTGCCGGTCTACCGGTGGCTTCCGCCGGAGGACCTCGGGCCGGTGGACCGCCTGGTCGACGCGGTCGTCGCCCGCACCCTGGACGCGGTCACCTTCACCAGCGCGCCCGCCGCCGCCTCGCTGCTGTCCCGTGCCGAGGAGCGGGGCCTGCTCGACGACCTGCTGGCCGCGCTCGGCCACGACGTGCTGCCCGCCTGCGTCGGCCCGGTCACCGCCCTGCCGCTCCAGGCGAAGGGCGTCGGCACCGTGCAGCCCGAACGCTTCCGGCTCGGCCCGCTGGTCCAGCTCCTCTGCCGCGAACTCCCCTCGCGTGCCCGCGCGTTGCCCGTCGCCGGGCACCGGGTGGAGATCCGGGGACACGCGGTGCTGGTCGACGGCGCGCTGCGGCCCGTACCGCCCGCCGGGATGTCCCTGCTGCGGACGCTGTCCCGCCGGCCCGGCTGGGTCGTCTCCCGCGCGGAGCTGCTGCGCGCCCTGCCGGGCGAGGGCCGCGACGAACACGCGGTGGAGACCGCGATGGCCCGCCTGCGCACGGCCCTGGGCGCCCCCAAGCTGATCCAGACGGTCGTCAAACGCGGCTACCGCCTGGCCCTCGACCCGGCGGCCGACGCCAAGTACGACGGGGCGGGCTGA
- a CDS encoding NAD-dependent malic enzyme, which produces MATAPSVSYSMTIRLEVPAGGTAVSQLTGAVESHGGLVTGLDVTASGHERLRIDVTIAAASTAHADEIVEQLRAIEGVTLGKVSDRTFLMHLGGKIEMASKHPIRTRDDLSMVYTPGVARVCMAIAENPEDARRLTIKRNSVAVVTDGSAVLGLGNIGPKAALPVMEGKAALFKRFAGIDAWPLCLDTQDTDAIVEIVKAIAPGFAGINLEDISAPRCFEIEARLREALDIPVFHDDQHGTAIVVLAALTNALRVTGKSIESIRVVMSGAGAAGTAILKLLLAAGVKNAVVADIHGVVHAGREDLVGAAPGSALCWIADHTNPENLTGTLKEAVRGADVFIGVSAPNVLGAEDVSAMAEGAIVFALANPDPEVDPAIARQTAAVVATGRSDFPNQINNVLVFPGVFRGLLDAQSRTVNTEMMLAAAQALADVVTEDELNPNYIIPSVFNEKVAGAVADAVRDAAKAAGA; this is translated from the coding sequence ATGGCAACGGCGCCCAGCGTCTCCTACTCGATGACCATCCGGCTGGAGGTGCCCGCGGGAGGAACCGCGGTGTCCCAGCTCACCGGGGCCGTCGAGTCCCACGGAGGCTTGGTGACCGGCCTCGACGTGACGGCGTCGGGCCACGAGAGGCTCCGGATCGACGTCACGATCGCGGCCGCGTCCACCGCCCACGCCGACGAGATCGTCGAGCAGCTCCGCGCCATCGAGGGCGTCACCCTCGGCAAGGTCTCCGACCGTACGTTCCTGATGCACCTCGGCGGCAAGATCGAGATGGCGTCGAAGCACCCCATCCGCACCCGTGACGACCTGTCCATGGTCTACACGCCCGGTGTGGCCCGGGTCTGCATGGCGATCGCCGAGAACCCCGAGGACGCCCGCCGCCTCACCATCAAGCGCAACTCCGTTGCGGTCGTGACGGACGGCTCCGCCGTGCTGGGCCTGGGCAACATCGGCCCGAAGGCCGCGCTGCCGGTGATGGAGGGCAAGGCCGCCCTGTTCAAGCGGTTCGCCGGCATCGACGCCTGGCCGCTGTGCCTGGACACCCAGGACACCGACGCGATCGTGGAGATCGTCAAGGCGATCGCCCCCGGCTTCGCCGGCATCAACCTCGAGGACATCTCCGCGCCCCGCTGCTTCGAGATCGAGGCCCGGCTGCGCGAGGCCCTCGACATCCCCGTCTTCCACGACGACCAGCACGGCACCGCGATCGTGGTGCTCGCCGCCCTGACCAACGCCCTGCGGGTCACCGGCAAGTCCATCGAGAGCATCCGGGTCGTCATGTCCGGCGCCGGCGCGGCCGGCACCGCCATCCTCAAGCTGCTGCTCGCCGCCGGCGTGAAGAACGCCGTGGTGGCCGACATCCACGGCGTGGTGCACGCCGGCCGCGAGGACCTGGTCGGCGCCGCCCCCGGCTCCGCCCTGTGCTGGATCGCCGACCACACCAACCCGGAGAACCTCACCGGCACGCTGAAGGAGGCCGTGCGCGGCGCGGACGTCTTCATCGGCGTCTCCGCCCCCAACGTGCTCGGCGCCGAGGACGTCTCCGCGATGGCCGAGGGCGCGATCGTGTTCGCGCTCGCGAACCCCGACCCCGAGGTGGACCCGGCGATCGCCCGCCAGACGGCGGCCGTCGTGGCCACCGGCCGCTCCGACTTCCCCAACCAGATCAACAACGTGCTGGTGTTCCCGGGCGTCTTCCGCGGCCTGCTGGACGCCCAGTCCCGCACCGTCAACACCGAGATGATGCTGGCCGCGGCCCAGGCCCTGGCCGACGTGGTCACCGAGGACGAGCTGAACCCGAACTACATCATCCCCAGCGTCTTCAACGAGAAGGTCGCGGGCGCGGTGGCCGACGCCGTCCGGGACGCCGCGAAGGCCGCCGGCGCGTGA
- a CDS encoding nitrate/nitrite transporter, with product MTARSGRWIQQWDPEDETFWNRTGERIARRNLLFSVLSEHIGFSVWTMWSVLVLFMGPEYGLTPADKFLLTSMVTLVGAVVRVPYTFAAAVFGGRNWTIVSAGLLLVPTVAAFAVMEPGTSFSTFLLVGLLAGIGGGNFASSMTNINAFFPLRKKGWALGLNAGGGNIGVPVIQLVALAIIGASGGPRVLLGLYIPLIVLAALLAALYMDNLASVRNDTGAAKDAARDPHTWIMSFLYIGTFGSFIGYSFAFGQVLQNQFDRTPLEAAYVTFIGPLLGSLIRPVGGRLADRYGGARITLWNFVAMGAATAVLIAASTEQSLALFTVAFVGLFVLTGLGNGSTYKMIPGIFQAKAQALGLQGEAAAAYGRRLSGASMGLIGAVGALGGVGINLAFRESFLSYGSGTGAFMAFLACYAVCFAVTWAVYLRRPAARPAGATSATEEKTQLSYAEV from the coding sequence ATGACAGCCCGCAGCGGCCGTTGGATCCAGCAGTGGGACCCGGAGGACGAGACCTTCTGGAACCGCACCGGAGAGCGGATCGCCCGCCGCAATCTCCTCTTCTCCGTCCTGTCCGAGCACATCGGCTTCTCCGTCTGGACCATGTGGTCCGTGCTGGTGCTCTTCATGGGCCCCGAGTACGGGCTGACCCCCGCCGACAAGTTCCTGCTGACCTCGATGGTCACGCTGGTCGGCGCCGTCGTCCGGGTCCCGTACACCTTCGCCGCCGCGGTGTTCGGCGGGCGGAACTGGACGATCGTCTCCGCGGGGCTGCTGCTCGTGCCGACCGTCGCCGCGTTCGCGGTGATGGAGCCGGGCACCTCCTTCTCCACGTTCCTGCTGGTCGGCCTGCTGGCCGGCATCGGCGGCGGCAACTTCGCGTCCTCCATGACCAACATCAACGCCTTCTTCCCGCTGCGGAAGAAGGGCTGGGCGCTCGGCCTGAACGCGGGCGGGGGCAACATCGGCGTCCCCGTCATCCAGCTCGTCGCCCTCGCGATCATCGGCGCGAGCGGCGGACCGCGGGTGCTGCTCGGCCTCTACATCCCGCTGATCGTCCTCGCCGCCCTGCTCGCGGCCCTCTACATGGACAACCTGGCCTCGGTGAGGAACGACACCGGAGCCGCCAAGGACGCGGCGCGCGACCCGCACACCTGGATCATGTCCTTCCTCTACATCGGCACCTTCGGCTCGTTCATCGGCTACAGCTTCGCCTTCGGGCAGGTGCTGCAGAACCAGTTCGACCGCACCCCGCTGGAGGCCGCGTACGTCACCTTCATCGGGCCGCTGCTGGGCTCGCTGATCCGTCCGGTGGGCGGCCGGCTCGCCGACCGCTACGGCGGCGCGCGCATCACGCTGTGGAACTTCGTCGCCATGGGCGCGGCCACCGCGGTGCTGATCGCCGCCTCGACGGAACAGTCGCTCGCGCTGTTCACCGTCGCCTTCGTGGGGCTGTTCGTGCTGACCGGTCTCGGCAACGGCTCGACGTACAAGATGATCCCCGGCATCTTCCAGGCCAAGGCGCAGGCCCTGGGCCTCCAGGGCGAGGCGGCGGCCGCGTACGGACGGCGGCTGTCCGGGGCGTCCATGGGCCTGATCGGCGCGGTGGGCGCGCTCGGCGGCGTCGGCATCAACCTCGCCTTCCGCGAGTCCTTCCTCTCCTACGGCTCCGGCACCGGCGCGTTCATGGCGTTCCTCGCCTGCTACGCGGTCTGTTTCGCGGTCACCTGGGCGGTATACCTTCGCCGGCCCGCCGCCCGCCCGGCCGGCGCCACCTCCGCCACGGAGGAGAAGACGCAGCTCAGCTACGCCGAGGTGTGA